From a single Loxodonta africana isolate mLoxAfr1 chromosome 9, mLoxAfr1.hap2, whole genome shotgun sequence genomic region:
- the ABITRAM gene encoding protein Abitram isoform X2 produces the protein MAFAKREILQGTFWGWRLQYEFEDVKGKPCEDHCILQHSNRICVITLAGSHPVLQSGKTIKSISYQISTNCSRLQNKVSGKFKRGAQFLTELAPLCKIYCSDGEEYTVSSCVRGRLMEVNENILHKPSILQEKPSTEGYIAVVLPKFEESKSITEGLLTQEQYEEVVGKRITATTATT, from the exons ATGGCATTTGCAAAAAGAGAAATATTGCAGGGGACATTCTGGGGCTGGCGTTTGCAGTACGAATTCGAGG ATGTCAAAGGAAAACCCTGTGAGGACCACTGTATCCTGCAGCACTCTAACCG AATATGTGTCATCACATTGGCAGGATCTCATCCAGTTCTTCAAAgtggaaaaacaattaaaagcatTTCCTATCAGATCAGTACCAACTGTAGCAGACTTCAGAACAAGGTCTCTGGGAAATTTAAGCGG ggggcacagtttcTAACAGAACTTGCACCTCTGTGTAAGATTTACTGCTCAGATGGAGAAGAATACACTGTATCTAG ctgtgTTAGAGGACGGTTAATGGAAGTGAATGAAAACATTCTCCATAAACCATCTATTCTTCAAGAGAAG CCATCCACTGAAGGCTACATTGCAGTTGTGTTACCCAAATTTGAAGAAAGTAAAAGCATAACAGAAGGGTTGCTGACACAAGAACAGTATGAAGAAGTCGTGGGGAAACGCATTACTGCCACAACAGCTACAACGTGA
- the ABITRAM gene encoding protein Abitram isoform X1 gives MTTEPAAVAPSVPSLVDRYFTRWYKADVKGKPCEDHCILQHSNRICVITLAGSHPVLQSGKTIKSISYQISTNCSRLQNKVSGKFKRGAQFLTELAPLCKIYCSDGEEYTVSSCVRGRLMEVNENILHKPSILQEKPSTEGYIAVVLPKFEESKSITEGLLTQEQYEEVVGKRITATTATT, from the exons ATGACTACCGAACCCGCGGCCGTCGCGCCATCGGTACCGTCTCTTGTGGATCGTTACTTCACTCGCTGGTACAAGGCGG ATGTCAAAGGAAAACCCTGTGAGGACCACTGTATCCTGCAGCACTCTAACCG AATATGTGTCATCACATTGGCAGGATCTCATCCAGTTCTTCAAAgtggaaaaacaattaaaagcatTTCCTATCAGATCAGTACCAACTGTAGCAGACTTCAGAACAAGGTCTCTGGGAAATTTAAGCGG ggggcacagtttcTAACAGAACTTGCACCTCTGTGTAAGATTTACTGCTCAGATGGAGAAGAATACACTGTATCTAG ctgtgTTAGAGGACGGTTAATGGAAGTGAATGAAAACATTCTCCATAAACCATCTATTCTTCAAGAGAAG CCATCCACTGAAGGCTACATTGCAGTTGTGTTACCCAAATTTGAAGAAAGTAAAAGCATAACAGAAGGGTTGCTGACACAAGAACAGTATGAAGAAGTCGTGGGGAAACGCATTACTGCCACAACAGCTACAACGTGA